The region GTATAACCATTCACTTGGATCGTAGGACGAGAAGAATCGATCACATAGGCCGCAGAACCTACTAAAGAAAGATTCCCCGCCGGGTCTCTTGCGATGAATTGCAGATTCGTATTCGAGATCAGATCGATCGTGCTAGCAGCCGGAGGCGGAAATGAATTCCCATTCGTGATCGCCCCAGTTAAAGAATTAATGGCTGGTGTGCTACCATCAGTAGTATAAGCCATCTGGTAACCGCTACTTACATTAATATTATCTGCATAAGCTAACTGAATAGATACTGGAGTAACGCCGTCATAGCCGTAACCCCCTGCCCCTGGACTCGCAGCGATAACTGGTTTAGTATCATCTCTAGTAATGGTAAAGGAGATCTGACCAACAAGACCAGAATTTACACAAATAAAGATCGAATTCGGGCCAACCGACAACTGGTTAGCCGAAATAAAGGATGTATTATTTTGATTTGCTCCGGTCATACCGCTCTCGATCACATTTCCATCCGTGCAACCGGTGGCATTCTGACGAATACTATAACTCCCTACTTGCGTAGACTTCCAAACATAGCTTGCAGTTTGAACAGCCCCGGAGGTAGAACTCAAATAGAAAGAAGAAGCTGGTGTCACGATACTCACATTCGGGATATTATGATTGATCACATAAGAAGCAGTATTCACATTCTCGATATTTCCGGCCAAATCCCTGCATCTATACTTGATTGCATAAGTGCCATCTCCATTCCCTCCGATTGTCACAGTCGTTTTCGGAGGATTCGTGATCGTGCCGTTTTGAGGAGAATAAGCAGGAGTACTACCATCGATCGTATAAGCGATATTCCCAGGAGCAACGTTATCGGCACACACGATAGTCGCTATTTGCACTCCTCCATAGGATCCAGGATTAGGAGAGATCGAACTACTCGGTGAAATTACATCCGCCGCCAAACGCGCGATCATCGGATTATCCACAACACCATCTCCATTAATATCAAAACCCTGATTGGGATAGATAGTAACTGTATTACCGGAACAATTACTACCGGTAGTTAAATTCACGGAACCGTTAGACAGATAGCATAGATAATAATCTGGCGCACCATCCCCGTTTATATCAACAGCATTCGGACTGCTAGAATTATTCGGATAAAGAAAGATCAGGTTCGGGACACCATTCCCTTGAGTAGAAATACCTAATGCTTTTCCACTACCACTCGGATCAATGATCACTCCGTTCACAGTTGGTCCTGAACTATTATTCAAGTTGATAGATTCACCTGGAGTAAAAGAACCAAGTCCGTTACCGGGAGGAGTGATGATTCCACCTCCACCACCGGAGCCTCCAATCAATCCCACGATCATCTGTTCTAAGGCGGATAAAAGACTATAGTTCTGGCGATTCGGAGAACAAGAGAAGAAGGACAAACTAAAAAAGACAATGGCTAGATTGGTAAAAAGCGAATAACGGACTGTAAAAATCGTACCAATACCTGACATATAAAAACATATCCCCTAAGACCTATACGCAGACAGGACCGGAGAAAGAGTAAAAATTCCCTGAACGTAACATTCTCTCGAAACATATTTTTGCAATAATAAACACAAAAGAAAAAACGCGAAAAAGAACCAAATTATCCCAAATAAGATACAAAAGGAATGCTTAAGATGATTTTTCTCGACAATACGGCCTAACGATGTTGCCGTGGTTTATAAATAAGGAGTTTTTTATTCATATATGAAAATTTGGAAATCAATCCCAGCTACAATTCTTCTTCTCGCTTCACTTTCGTCCTGCCATGACAGCAGTGACGATACGACATCTAGTTTTCTCACTTACCAAAGCTTCCAGGAAATCCTGGATTGCAAGGTCACATTCAACGGCGTAGCTCATTACGTTACAAAGAAAACAATCACAAGTGGAAATATTAACACAGTGCCTTTTAGCCGAGTTAGCAACGCGCTTTCCGTAGGTGCAGTTATGATCGTTGTCGGTGCTGGTGATCAAGTAACCATCACAATCCCAGGAGCAGACACGATGACTTACGATACATACGTAGGCACATGCCCAATCAATACGAACAATTCCCCGGATGGAGATGATGCAGCTCACTTTTCTGGAGGGGGCGGAAATGGGTTAAATGGTTCTTCAACGAATACTTTCACTGCCGTCATACCTGGAACATATACTCTCTACTTTGCAGGAGCACCTCCAGCTGATCCAGCAATCATTGTCCAAGTAAACTAAAACACCCTTCGGGCCCCTTTCCTGGGGCCCATTCTATACCAAATCCTTTAACTCCAAAACGATCCCTAAGATCGATCACACGCTCGCAAAGAATACGATCACAAAGAACAAGAATGGTCCAAGCCAGGTCAGGATCGCTCTACCAGTAGTCTGACTAAATAGAGTCCGGCTCATCCGAATATAGAATACACTTTGAGCCGCAGATCCAATAATAAAAAAGGCGGCATTCAATCCTAGATAGAACGTCATTTGAAATACATCATGTTGGATAGAACGTGGCGCTATACTATACAAAACCAAAATGGGAAAAAAGGACAACAACACATAAACCCCGGTAGAAAATGCGATCCCTAACATTCTAGCAAAGGACCTGTCCGATTCTCCCAAAACCCACAAGGATGCAAAGCTTACGATCGCCACATAAACTTGAAAGATTACGCTAAATCCCGCCAAAAACAGAATGCTATATGGAAATGTATTCATCAAATAAAGAGACCAACTGATCCTCTTCTGAGTATACAGCTCCAACATCCTCGCCGCATAACGGTTCAAGAAATCCAAATGGATAAATGAGAGCAAAAAATTACAAACAACATAGGTAACTAAAAAGAGTAAGAAAATACGGACACTATCCTTCAAGAAGGCTTGAGGACTCATTTTTGCTATCTCTTCCGGATGCAGCTGATAGTTTAAATTCCGAAAGAAAGCCCTGGTATAAATATTATCTTTTAATAAAGCGATGATTCTATCTTTTATTCCGTTCATTTCTTCTTACCTTTTTTAGAATGTTTCTCTTGTTTATGAGGATGAGGCTCGTTATTTTCTTCCGTTTCAGAAGGAGCTACCGGTCCCGGATACTTTCTCTCTCCGTCCACCCAATCCCCTTCGAAAATAATAGTGCCTAAAGGTCCCATCAATATTCCTTTCCCGTGCTTCCGACCATCTTTCCATCCACCAATATACCTCGAAGCATCCGGATAGACAAAGATCCCCTTCCCATTAAAGATACGACCTTCTCTATATTCGCCACCAAGCACTGTCCCGTCTGGCAACGTTAAACTCCCATTTCCCTCTGGCCGATCGGCAACCCAAAGTCCTTTCAGAGAGGTCCCGTCCGCCCATGTAAAAGTTCCATTACCTTCTTTACGGTTCATCACAAATCTACCCTCATACGAGGAACCGTTAGGATACCGATACGTACCCATTCCATGCTTCAAGCCTTGTAACCATTCTCCAGCGTAATAGTCTCCCTTCTCATTCCAGAAGACTCCCTTTCCATTTGGCTTAGAATCCTGCAGTACGCCTTCATACATTCCACCGTCGCTATATTCCAGCTTGGACAACCCATTCTTGCAATCCCGGTATACACACTTAG is a window of Leptospira semungkisensis DNA encoding:
- a CDS encoding MORN repeat-containing protein, coding for MGFLNTFFSKIKTLERKEIAEGIRSFLFPFRWKNYAIVSVLLLVFLIICLRIYNAPKCVYRDCKNGLSKLEYSDGGMYEGVLQDSKPNGKGVFWNEKGDYYAGEWLQGLKHGMGTYRYPNGSSYEGRFVMNRKEGNGTFTWADGTSLKGLWVADRPEGNGSLTLPDGTVLGGEYREGRIFNGKGIFVYPDASRYIGGWKDGRKHGKGILMGPLGTIIFEGDWVDGERKYPGPVAPSETEENNEPHPHKQEKHSKKGKKK
- a CDS encoding DUF1566 domain-containing protein; its protein translation is MSGIGTIFTVRYSLFTNLAIVFFSLSFFSCSPNRQNYSLLSALEQMIVGLIGGSGGGGGIITPPGNGLGSFTPGESINLNNSSGPTVNGVIIDPSGSGKALGISTQGNGVPNLIFLYPNNSSSPNAVDINGDGAPDYYLCYLSNGSVNLTTGSNCSGNTVTIYPNQGFDINGDGVVDNPMIARLAADVISPSSSISPNPGSYGGVQIATIVCADNVAPGNIAYTIDGSTPAYSPQNGTITNPPKTTVTIGGNGDGTYAIKYRCRDLAGNIENVNTASYVINHNIPNVSIVTPASSFYLSSTSGAVQTASYVWKSTQVGSYSIRQNATGCTDGNVIESGMTGANQNNTSFISANQLSVGPNSIFICVNSGLVGQISFTITRDDTKPVIAASPGAGGYGYDGVTPVSIQLAYADNINVSSGYQMAYTTDGSTPAINSLTGAITNGNSFPPPAASTIDLISNTNLQFIARDPAGNLSLVGSAAYVIDSSRPTIQVNGYTPSNQVIDGSTAFGINWQFSGTGASYKVLLGGNRCTASTVSSIVNGVTVTKNVYSGPSGARYSNTVDCECNNGSTPTGTSTFISGNVVTGTASNSDIKVNTAVNTSLANLNFTAGKNSLIICVGNQANQPEYGMQTGSQTINVWKDTQAPLLVSATPSGGATDVNPNPGKLTLVFSEPLDPTSTPNLTVQVFQYGSWATIDTSKAKFQFLASSNQPDTLVIWLPSIFFPENALIQWSIAAGTLKDAASLALASTITQSFLTTTYEVANTYAPPILRTGTGEDLTFGDAKAQNLSNTVPGGLWSNSYPTDLVVFDYNTKLVWKKDEENLKTDFFSAINGCANLNIANSGAGYATLTNWRLPSAQELATLSIYDGSSPSIASASVFGSLNAAPYWTSTLFTPTVTNAWYVDFQYPDLYFGPVTASNWVRCVSGVPGSNPLVP